In one Asterias amurensis chromosome 9, ASM3211899v1 genomic region, the following are encoded:
- the LOC139942245 gene encoding synaptotagmin-4-like, producing the protein MGEKAGFGGANVGLSTAALVGVCLAVVTTVLLLVLSVYHCYRRKYKASFFHGGTVEKGSRTFYTRPTSKPISSPELSSPDSVHGKVLSLGPSKSYPPGTLSPVSPLSHEKKSLMKTYSTTGSGMDPGTFNKDCYSEGGDVKSESAWQGDNKLEGYGEHDPTQLGQIMFTVEYRTDKGVFTVTIHQAQGIPMKDPQSGTSDPYIKLCLLPEKKHKVKTRVMRKTLDPVYEETFTFYGLAYNQLQGVTLHFVVMSFDRFSRDDVIGEVVVPLANIDLSEKPVSLTREVKPRHPKISKTQGRGELLTSLCYQPAANKLTVVVLKAKNLPKMDVTGLSDPYVKIYVMYNNQRLAKKKTRLKKRTLNPVFNESFLFDVPLEGLENVSLEFQVLDHDRVMKNEIIGRLVIGSKAGENEAQHWTDIIRNPRKQMAEWHKLTD; encoded by the exons TGTCCACGGCAGCTCTTGTTGGGGTTTGTCTGGCAGTCGTCACAACCGTCTTGCTTCTGGTCCTCAGTGTCTACCACTGCTACCGCCGTAAATACAAGGCATCATTCTTCCATGGTGGTACAGTAGAGAAAGGCAGTCGTACCTTCTACACCAGACCAACGAGCAAACCCATCAGCAGTCCAGAGCTATCATCTCCAGACTCCGTACATGGGAAGGTGTTGTCATTGGGTCCGTCAAAGAGCTACCCTCCCGGTACCCTTTCACCAGTCTCCCCACTGTCTCATGAGAAGAAAAGCTTGATGAAGACTTACAGCACGACGGGTAGTGGTATGGATCCAGGAACCTTCAATAAGGACTGCTACTCGGAAGGTGGGGATGTAAAGAGCGAGTCTGCATGGCAAGGGGACAACAAGTTGGAGGGGTACGGGGAACATGACCCGACCCAACTGGGACAGATAATGTTCACTGTAGAGTACCGTACGGATAAGGGTGTCTTTACAGTGACCATTCATCAGGCACAGGGTATCCCTATGAAGGATCCACAGAGTGGTACATCAGACCCGTACATCAAGCTATGTCTGCTACCAGAGAAGAAGCACAAGGTGAAGACACGAGTCATGAGGAAGACCTTAGACCCAGTCTACGAGGAAACCTTCACTTTCTACGGCCTGGCTTACAACCAACTACAAGGAGTCACGCTGCACTTTGTAGTCATGAGCTTCGATCGTTTCTCTAGAGATGACGTCATTGGTGAGGTCGTCGTGCCATTGGCTAACATTGACCTGAGTGAGAAACCCGTCAGTTTGACCCGAGAGGTCAAACCGAGACATCCAAAg ATTTCCAAGACCCAGGGACGTGGTGAGCTTCTGACGTCACTTTGTTACCAACCAGCAGCCAATAAGCTCACCGTCGTGGTCCTCAAAGCTAAGAATCTTCCGAAGATGGACGTCACTGGATTGTCAG ATCCTTATGTGAAGATCTACGTGATGTATAACAACCAACGTCTGGCTAAGAAGAAAACTCGCCTCAAGAAGAGAACTCTAAATCCTGTCTTCAATGAGTCCTTCCTCTTCGACGTGCCACTAGAGGGCCTGGAGAACGTCAGCCTTGAATTTCAG GTCCTGGACCACGATCGGGTCATGAAGAATGAGATTATCGGGCGCCTCGTTATCGGAAGCAAGGCTGGTGAAAACGAGGCTCAGCACTGGACGGATATCATTCGCAACCCGAGGAAGCAGATGGCGGAGTGGCACAAACTGACTGATTAG